Genomic segment of bacterium:
CATGTTCAGCCCCAGTGTCGTCCCCGCCTCTGCCACCAAGCGATAAACGGGGCTGTCAAACGGAACACTCATGGCGTCGTACTCGCGACGGATGTCGGCATGGAACTTCGGTGCGATCACCTTGCCGTTCACGGATCGGGTGAATTGAGCGACGGCTTGCTCGAAACACTCGGACATGTGTTGGGTCTGCGCTTCGAGAGCGTTCTTGGAATGGCTGCGTGCTTCCGCCGTAGCCGTCAGCTTGTCGGCAACGATGTTCGTGGCGCGCCCGCCGCTTACCGTGCCGATATTCGCGGTGGATTCCTCGTCGAGGCGACCCAACCGCATGTTTGACACGGCCCGCGCGAACACTTCGATCGCGGACACGCCCTTTTCCGGCGCCATTCCCGCATGCGCGGCAATCCCGTCAATCTCGTAGGTCATGCGATTCGCACTTGGCGCACGAAAGACAATCCGATCCAATTCCTCTCCATCCAGGACGAACGCATACTTCGCCTCAACCGCCGAAAGATCCACATGGTTGGCGCCCAAGAGTCCAATTTCCTCCGATACGTCGAAAATCGCCTCGACCGGTCCGTGAGGCATGTTGGACTCATGAAGGCAACGAAGTAGTTCCACCACGGCGGCCACTCCCGCCTTGTCGTCCGCACCCAACACGGTTGTGCCGTCCGATCGAATCACACCGTCCTGAAGCTGTGGTTTGATCCCGATACATGGCATAACGCTATCCAAATGCGCCGAGAACAATACGGCCGGCGCCTTCGAATTGCGAGCCGCCATGCGCACGTGCAGGTTTCCGCAGTTGCCGCCGATCTTCTCGCCCGCGTTGTCGCGCCAGTATCGAACTCCCAGCGGACGGAGCAGACTCTCCAGATAATCGGCCACGGCGGCCTCCTGCAAGGATGGAGTGTCAATCCGTACCAAATCCATAAACGTGCGAACCAGCCGATCGGAATTCAGTCGTGGAATGGTCATGACGATGATGGTCCTTCATTCATTGTGCGTCCGATGACGCCGTTTGGGTGTGGAGCAATGACCTCCACCGAACAAATCATGCCTGCAAAACCGTCTGGCATGTCTGCGTACACATCCAAATAGTCTGAAGCGTGTCCGGCGAGCAATCCACCGACGCGCCGGCTCTCAAACAACACGGATTCAATGCAACCGATATGTTGTTCCCTGAATCGTCGCCGCAGATCCGCGTCGAGATCCTTCATGATTCGAACTCGCGTGCGAGTCTCGCTTTCCGGCACGGGATCGGGCAGGCGAAGCGCCGGCGTACCGGGACGCGGACTGTAGGGAAACACGTGCAGGTAGGAAACGGGAGAATCGTCCAGAAACTCTCGAGTGGCTTTAAAACTCCGGTTTGACTCGCCGGGGAAGCCCACGATGACGTCCGCTCCGAAACCCCACCGATTATGGATACGGGCAGACCGGTCAAAGATCCGTTCGATGTCGCGCACCGTGTATCGCCGGTTCATGCGACGAAGAATCTCATCGTCGGCAGTTTGCAGCGGCAGATGAAGATGCGGACAAATCACTTCCGACTCGGCCATCACGCGAAGCAATCGGTCACTGATCGCCCACGGTTCCACGCTGCCGAGCCGCAATCGTCGCAGACCCTCAACTTCGCGAAGCGATTCCAATAGCAGGGACAAGCCGTCGTTCAGACCGAGATCTCGACCATAAGTGCCGAGCGCCACTCCGGTCAGGACGATCTCCGCAAATCCCTCGCCCACAAGCCGTTGAATCTCCGCAACGGCGTCCGCAATCGGCAGGCTTCGCCCGCGACCGCGTAATCGCGGGATAATGCAGTACGTGCAACTCTGGGAACAACCGTCCTGAATCTTGAGAAAAGTCCGGGTTCTCCCCAACAGACTCGTCACGACCGCTGACGGTTCGAATCGAGCGGCCCGATGGACTCCCCCGACGTGAACTCCGGTTGGACCCGCTGTAAGCCCCGGCGTGACGTAGTCGAGTACGCGACCTTTCTCGCGGTTCCCAATCACTACTCTCACACCGTCCATGGCAGCCAGTGTGTCGG
This window contains:
- the mtaB gene encoding tRNA (N(6)-L-threonylcarbamoyladenosine(37)-C(2))-methylthiotransferase MtaB; its protein translation is MQAVSEHFGDVEENPSPPRTASVATLGCKLNQYESEQILAQFRAAGYDVVDRATQADIFVVNTCAVTANAERKARTLLRSYRRQHPTALIVAAGCMAERTPDTLAAMDGVRVVIGNREKGRVLDYVTPGLTAGPTGVHVGGVHRAARFEPSAVVTSLLGRTRTFLKIQDGCSQSCTYCIIPRLRGRGRSLPIADAVAEIQRLVGEGFAEIVLTGVALGTYGRDLGLNDGLSLLLESLREVEGLRRLRLGSVEPWAISDRLLRVMAESEVICPHLHLPLQTADDEILRRMNRRYTVRDIERIFDRSARIHNRWGFGADVIVGFPGESNRSFKATREFLDDSPVSYLHVFPYSPRPGTPALRLPDPVPESETRTRVRIMKDLDADLRRRFREQHIGCIESVLFESRRVGGLLAGHASDYLDVYADMPDGFAGMICSVEVIAPHPNGVIGRTMNEGPSSS
- a CDS encoding M20/M25/M40 family metallo-hydrolase; the protein is MTIPRLNSDRLVRTFMDLVRIDTPSLQEAAVADYLESLLRPLGVRYWRDNAGEKIGGNCGNLHVRMAARNSKAPAVLFSAHLDSVMPCIGIKPQLQDGVIRSDGTTVLGADDKAGVAAVVELLRCLHESNMPHGPVEAIFDVSEEIGLLGANHVDLSAVEAKYAFVLDGEELDRIVFRAPSANRMTYEIDGIAAHAGMAPEKGVSAIEVFARAVSNMRLGRLDEESTANIGTVSGGRATNIVADKLTATAEARSHSKNALEAQTQHMSECFEQAVAQFTRSVNGKVIAPKFHADIRREYDAMSVPFDSPVYRLVAEAGTTLGLNMQPMAIGGGTNANVYNEKGLPAVVIGCGMRNEHTTSEHVYVKDLELSTSLCLMIVAKNHELAG